Proteins co-encoded in one Actinomadura luteofluorescens genomic window:
- a CDS encoding helix-turn-helix transcriptional regulator → MHLPGGDADLTGRHAECGALDQLVAAIVQVGESRALVLHGEAGVGKTALLDYLAEHAPGCRVARAAGVQSEMELAFAGLHQLCAPMLDRLEALPPPQRDGLRTAFGLNTGPPPDRFLIGLAVLSLLSQVAEERPLVCLVDDEQWLDQASAQALAFAARRLGSESVGLVFAARTPSVDLAGLPELAVTGLRDEGARTLLDSVLTGPIDGRIRDQIIAETRGNPLALLELPRGLTAAELAGGFGLPGPAPLAGSIEEGFRRRIGALPHQTRRLLSLAAADPTGDPALVWRAAVRLGIGAGAAAPAADAGLAELGTRVRFCHPLARSAAYHSASTHDRQRAHQALAEVTDQQLDPDRRAWHQARAAPGPDEDIATELERSAGRALARGGLAAAAAFLNQAAALTLDPARRAERALAAAQAKIQAGALDAARDLLAMAESGPLGRYQRASIDLMRAQLAFITSRGAQAPPLLLRAAEKLEPVDPELSRATYLDAISAAIFTGRLAEPGSGILEVARQARTAPPAAHAPRAPDLLLDGLTAHFNDGYAAGFPLLRESLAVFGDGMSAEEELHWLWLASTSAALRVWDYDRWDALSVRHVRLARDTGALSELPLALTSRTYALLLAGDLTAAVTLTDEIQTVKEATGSGLAPYGAFGLAALRGDEARALALIDATVEDAARRGEGVGITFAEWANAMLNNGLGRYDKAAAAARRACAFDDDLGSLVWAVPELIEAAARTGMAEAAAWAGDRLEEMAGATDTDWGLGILARSRALLTEGETADRLYRESITRLGKTRLRPDLARAHLLYGEWLRRRRRRLDAREQLRTAHDMLETMGMAGFAERARRELRATGATAHQRARPTRQQELTAQEAQIARLARDGLSNPEIGTRLYISAHTVQYHLRKVFTKLGITSRGQLDRVLPSDPRSQ, encoded by the coding sequence GTGCATCTGCCCGGAGGCGACGCGGACTTGACCGGCCGTCACGCCGAATGCGGAGCGCTCGACCAGCTGGTCGCGGCGATCGTGCAGGTCGGTGAAAGCCGGGCGCTGGTGCTGCATGGCGAGGCCGGTGTGGGCAAGACGGCCCTGCTCGACTACCTGGCCGAGCACGCCCCGGGCTGCCGGGTGGCGCGCGCCGCCGGCGTCCAGTCGGAGATGGAACTGGCGTTCGCCGGCCTGCACCAGTTGTGCGCGCCCATGCTGGACCGGCTGGAGGCCCTGCCGCCGCCGCAGCGCGATGGGCTGCGCACCGCGTTCGGCCTGAACACCGGGCCGCCGCCGGACCGGTTCCTGATCGGCCTTGCCGTACTCAGCCTGCTGTCCCAGGTCGCCGAGGAACGGCCGCTGGTGTGCCTGGTCGATGACGAGCAGTGGCTCGACCAGGCCTCGGCGCAGGCCCTGGCGTTCGCCGCCCGGCGCCTCGGATCGGAATCGGTCGGCCTGGTGTTCGCGGCCCGGACGCCGAGCGTCGACCTCGCGGGGCTGCCGGAGCTGGCGGTCACCGGCCTGCGGGACGAGGGCGCGCGCACGCTGCTGGATTCGGTACTGACCGGGCCGATCGACGGGCGGATCAGGGATCAGATCATCGCCGAGACGCGCGGCAACCCGCTGGCACTCCTGGAGCTGCCGCGGGGCCTGACCGCGGCGGAACTGGCCGGCGGATTCGGCCTCCCCGGCCCGGCACCGCTCGCGGGCAGCATCGAGGAAGGCTTCCGGCGGCGCATCGGCGCGCTTCCGCACCAGACCCGGCGGCTACTGTCACTCGCGGCGGCCGACCCGACCGGCGATCCGGCGCTGGTCTGGAGAGCGGCCGTCAGGCTCGGGATCGGCGCCGGCGCGGCGGCACCCGCGGCCGACGCCGGCCTGGCCGAGCTCGGCACCCGCGTGCGGTTCTGCCATCCGCTGGCCCGCTCCGCCGCCTACCATTCGGCGTCCACCCACGACAGGCAGCGGGCGCACCAGGCCCTGGCCGAAGTCACCGACCAGCAGCTCGATCCCGACCGGCGCGCCTGGCACCAGGCGCGAGCGGCCCCCGGCCCGGACGAGGACATCGCGACCGAGCTGGAACGCTCGGCCGGGCGAGCGCTCGCGCGCGGCGGCCTCGCCGCGGCGGCCGCGTTCCTGAACCAGGCGGCCGCACTCACGCTCGATCCGGCGCGACGAGCCGAGCGGGCGCTGGCCGCCGCCCAAGCCAAGATCCAGGCGGGTGCGCTCGACGCGGCGCGGGATCTGCTGGCCATGGCGGAGTCCGGGCCGCTCGGCCGCTACCAGCGGGCGAGTATCGACCTGATGCGAGCCCAGCTCGCGTTCATCACCAGCCGAGGGGCGCAGGCCCCGCCGCTCCTGCTGCGGGCGGCCGAGAAACTCGAACCCGTCGACCCTGAGCTGTCCCGCGCGACGTACCTCGACGCGATCTCGGCCGCGATCTTCACCGGTCGGCTGGCCGAACCCGGCAGCGGCATCCTGGAGGTGGCCCGCCAGGCCCGTACGGCTCCGCCGGCAGCACACGCCCCGCGCGCACCCGACCTGCTCCTGGACGGCCTGACCGCACATTTCAACGACGGGTATGCGGCAGGTTTCCCGCTGCTGCGCGAGTCCCTGGCCGTCTTCGGTGACGGCATGTCGGCCGAAGAGGAACTGCACTGGCTGTGGCTGGCGTCCACCTCGGCGGCGCTGCGAGTCTGGGACTACGACCGCTGGGACGCGCTCTCCGTCCGCCATGTCCGGCTGGCCCGCGACACCGGAGCGCTCAGCGAGCTTCCACTCGCCCTGACCTCCCGTACCTACGCCCTGCTGCTCGCCGGCGATCTGACGGCCGCGGTGACGCTGACCGACGAGATCCAGACGGTCAAAGAGGCGACCGGAAGCGGGCTCGCGCCCTACGGCGCCTTCGGCCTGGCCGCGCTCCGCGGCGATGAGGCCAGAGCACTGGCCCTGATCGACGCCACCGTGGAAGACGCGGCCCGGCGCGGGGAGGGAGTCGGGATCACCTTCGCCGAATGGGCGAACGCGATGCTCAACAACGGCCTCGGCCGCTACGACAAGGCCGCCGCGGCGGCGCGACGCGCCTGCGCCTTCGACGACGACCTGGGCTCGCTGGTCTGGGCGGTACCCGAACTCATCGAGGCCGCCGCCCGCACCGGCATGGCCGAAGCCGCGGCGTGGGCCGGCGACCGTCTCGAGGAGATGGCCGGCGCCACCGACACCGACTGGGGACTCGGGATTCTGGCCCGCTCGCGCGCGCTGCTGACCGAGGGTGAGACGGCCGACCGCCTGTACCGCGAGTCGATCACCCGCCTCGGCAAGACCCGGCTCCGCCCCGACCTCGCCCGCGCCCACCTCCTGTACGGGGAATGGCTCCGCCGCCGACGCCGCCGCCTCGACGCACGCGAGCAACTGCGCACCGCCCACGACATGCTCGAAACCATGGGCATGGCGGGATTCGCCGAACGGGCACGACGCGAACTCCGGGCCACCGGCGCGACCGCCCACCAACGCGCCCGGCCCACCAGGCAGCAGGAACTGACCGCCCAAGAGGCCCAGATCGCCCGCCTGGCCCGCGACGGGCTGTCCAACCCCGAGATCGGCACCCGCCTCTACATCAGCGCGCACACCGTCCAGTACCACCTGCGAAAGGTCTTCACCAAGCTCGGCATCACCTCCCGCGGCCAACTCGACCGCGTCCTGCCCAGCGACCCCCGATCGCAATGA
- a CDS encoding LLM class flavin-dependent oxidoreductase, with protein MGVKKIGFLSFGHWSDTAGSRTRSAADALLQSVDLAVAAEELGADGAYFRVHHFARQLASPFPLLSAIGAKTSRIEIGTGVIDMRYENPMYFAEDAGAADLISGGRLQLGISRGSPEQVVDGWRYFGYEPSEGDTDADMARMHTEVLLTVLQGRGFAQPNPRPMFPNPPGLLRVEPHSEGLRDRIWWGSGSNATSVWAGQLGMNLQSSTLKDDETGEPLHVQQRKQIEAYRQAWKDAGHQREPRVSVSRSIFALTSDLDRAYFGRDADSDDHIGMIDENTRAIFGRSYAAEPDVLVKQLAGDEAIQAADTLLLTVPNQLGVDYNAHVLENILTHVAPELGWR; from the coding sequence GTGGGTGTGAAGAAGATCGGTTTTCTCTCGTTCGGTCACTGGAGTGACACCGCGGGGTCGCGGACCCGGTCGGCGGCGGACGCCCTGCTGCAGTCGGTCGATCTCGCCGTGGCCGCGGAGGAACTGGGCGCCGACGGCGCCTACTTCCGTGTGCACCACTTCGCCAGGCAGCTGGCCTCGCCCTTTCCGCTGCTCTCCGCGATCGGCGCGAAGACCTCGCGCATCGAGATCGGCACGGGCGTGATCGACATGCGTTACGAGAACCCGATGTACTTCGCCGAGGACGCCGGGGCCGCCGACCTGATCTCCGGTGGGCGGTTGCAGCTCGGCATCAGCCGGGGATCACCGGAACAGGTCGTCGACGGGTGGCGGTACTTCGGGTACGAGCCGTCCGAGGGCGACACCGATGCCGACATGGCGCGCATGCACACCGAGGTCCTGCTCACGGTGCTGCAGGGCAGAGGCTTCGCCCAGCCGAACCCGCGGCCGATGTTCCCCAACCCGCCAGGGCTCCTGCGCGTCGAACCGCACTCCGAGGGACTGCGCGACCGCATCTGGTGGGGTTCGGGTTCGAACGCCACCAGCGTGTGGGCGGGCCAGCTGGGCATGAACCTGCAAAGCTCCACGCTCAAGGACGACGAGACCGGCGAGCCGCTGCACGTCCAGCAGCGCAAGCAGATCGAGGCCTACCGGCAGGCGTGGAAGGACGCCGGGCACCAACGCGAGCCGCGCGTGTCGGTCAGCCGCAGCATCTTCGCGCTGACCAGCGATCTCGACCGTGCCTACTTCGGCCGCGACGCCGACTCTGACGACCACATCGGGATGATCGACGAGAACACCAGGGCCATCTTCGGGCGCTCCTACGCGGCCGAGCCGGACGTGCTGGTCAAGCAGCTCGCGGGCGACGAGGCCATCCAGGCCGCGGACACACTCCTGCTCACGGTCCCCAACCAGCTCGGCGTGGACTACAACGCACACGTCCTGGAGAACATCCTGACCCACGTCGCACCCGAACTCGGCTGGCGCTGA
- a CDS encoding MFS transporter translates to MRTRPMGGITFAHPPAFWTGFLACVAGVALHLPMYIGSADMHYHMRGMAMDAPMVTGMALIVVGLALTTYGLLPRGLAASRREGAARIRAAHDAPFRPAHIGLVLVMTTAVTIDAMKPITLSFVAPGMGKEYGLKSALNPGGHWPVALLPLFGLTGTVLGSFLWGWLGDHIGRRSSILLAGVMFVTTAVCGAMPSFWWNLAMCLMMGLAAGGMLPITFSLLAEMIPGRHRGWVMVLIGGNLALAYSITSSLSSALVPHYSWRILWLLGMPTGVLLIALNRWIPESPRFLLAHGREDEARAIMARYGAVEAPAADPDTDAAEERREAAHGAGFTPLFRPPFAGLSIAVVVLGLGIGLVTYGFQLWIPSNLQKLGLAQKTADAALRDSSLLGLPLVFVAAAMYGLWSAKKTIIMLTALVAAALVAFSVSGEHLAHDRAWLYVLLAGPIVGTATIAAVLAAYSSEIYPTRIRSRGSGLSAGVGKLGGVAVTVVLVAGATVPSINTTALLGAVPLLLAVLVVAVFGVDTKRTAGAAEGAAVQPADA, encoded by the coding sequence ATGCGAACACGTCCCATGGGCGGCATCACGTTCGCCCACCCGCCGGCCTTCTGGACCGGGTTCCTGGCCTGCGTGGCGGGGGTGGCGCTGCACCTTCCGATGTACATCGGCTCGGCCGACATGCACTACCACATGCGCGGGATGGCGATGGACGCCCCGATGGTCACCGGTATGGCGCTGATCGTCGTGGGGCTCGCGCTCACCACCTACGGGCTGCTCCCGCGAGGGCTCGCGGCGTCCCGGCGCGAGGGCGCGGCCCGGATCCGTGCCGCGCACGACGCGCCGTTCCGGCCGGCTCACATCGGCCTCGTCCTGGTGATGACGACGGCGGTGACGATCGACGCGATGAAGCCGATCACGCTGTCGTTCGTGGCGCCCGGGATGGGCAAGGAGTACGGGCTGAAGTCGGCGCTGAACCCGGGCGGGCATTGGCCGGTCGCGCTCCTGCCGCTGTTCGGCCTCACGGGAACGGTGCTCGGGTCGTTCCTGTGGGGGTGGCTCGGCGACCACATCGGGCGGCGGTCGTCGATCCTGCTGGCCGGGGTGATGTTCGTGACCACCGCGGTGTGCGGGGCGATGCCGTCGTTCTGGTGGAACCTGGCGATGTGCCTGATGATGGGGCTGGCCGCCGGTGGGATGCTGCCGATCACGTTCTCGCTGCTGGCGGAGATGATCCCGGGCCGGCACCGGGGCTGGGTGATGGTGCTGATCGGCGGGAACCTGGCGCTGGCCTACTCGATCACCAGCTCGCTGTCGTCGGCGCTGGTCCCGCACTACTCGTGGCGGATCCTTTGGCTGCTGGGGATGCCGACGGGCGTGCTCCTCATCGCGCTGAACCGCTGGATACCCGAGTCGCCGCGGTTCCTGCTCGCGCACGGCCGGGAGGACGAGGCCCGCGCGATCATGGCACGGTACGGCGCGGTCGAGGCGCCCGCCGCCGACCCGGACACCGACGCCGCCGAGGAGCGCAGGGAGGCCGCGCACGGCGCCGGGTTCACCCCGCTGTTCCGGCCGCCGTTCGCCGGGCTCAGCATCGCCGTGGTGGTGCTCGGCCTGGGCATCGGGCTGGTGACCTACGGGTTCCAGTTGTGGATCCCGTCCAACCTGCAGAAACTCGGACTGGCGCAGAAGACGGCGGACGCGGCGCTGCGCGACTCCTCGCTGCTCGGGCTGCCGCTGGTGTTCGTCGCCGCCGCGATGTACGGGCTGTGGAGCGCCAAGAAGACGATCATCATGTTGACCGCCCTGGTCGCGGCGGCCCTGGTGGCGTTCTCGGTTTCTGGCGAGCATCTCGCGCACGACCGTGCCTGGCTCTATGTGCTCCTGGCCGGCCCGATCGTGGGCACCGCGACGATCGCGGCTGTCCTGGCCGCCTACAGCTCGGAGATCTACCCGACGCGGATCCGCTCGCGCGGGTCGGGACTGTCGGCGGGCGTCGGCAAACTCGGCGGCGTCGCCGTCACGGTCGTGCTGGTGGCGGGCGCGACGGTGCCGTCGATCAACACGACCGCGTTGCTCGGGGCGGTGCCGCTGCTGCTCGCGGTTTTGGTCGTCGCGGTGTTCGGCGTGGACACCAAGCGGACCGCCGGCGCCGCCGAGGGTGCGGCCGTCCAGCCTGCCGACGCCTGA
- a CDS encoding FHA domain-containing protein — MAGPGGVARPLAGDGLVAQEGELSLVCAAPDAVTAALVDGLLAALEQVAAGGGDGPALVRRAARVLAAQHGNRPLACALAGPAGRTGFAVLVSGDAAARVMLADGREVRIGGDPHGAADRVVEGPVASLELTLPGAGRAEPRLRLGSGVTRGGGLRRSVRRPAGDSAARADQPAAGGPRAVAPEQLRTMLDEAAPQERVSLIRKQPKRRPGGPPVLGVNCKNEHFNDPRAHYCAVCGISMLQLTLLPFRGPRPPLGVLLLDDGQTVPLEDDQLIGRLPDRAPEVTDGRAHPLRMADAEESISRRHALVRLEEWQVNVVDLGSANGTAVRGPGETEFVRLAPDAPLELAPGATVRVGLARTLRFESNRKI; from the coding sequence GTGGCGGGCCCCGGGGGGGTCGCCCGGCCGCTGGCCGGGGACGGGCTGGTCGCGCAGGAGGGCGAGCTGTCGCTGGTGTGCGCCGCCCCGGACGCGGTGACCGCGGCGCTGGTGGACGGGCTGCTGGCCGCGCTGGAACAGGTCGCCGCCGGCGGCGGTGACGGTCCGGCGCTGGTGCGCCGCGCGGCGCGGGTGCTGGCGGCGCAGCACGGGAACCGTCCGCTGGCCTGCGCGCTCGCCGGCCCCGCAGGGCGGACCGGGTTCGCGGTGCTGGTCAGCGGGGACGCCGCGGCGCGGGTGATGCTCGCCGATGGGCGCGAGGTCCGGATCGGAGGCGACCCGCACGGGGCCGCCGACCGGGTCGTGGAGGGCCCGGTGGCGAGCCTGGAGCTGACACTGCCCGGCGCGGGACGGGCCGAGCCGCGGCTGCGGCTGGGGTCGGGCGTGACGCGCGGCGGGGGGCTGCGCCGGTCGGTGCGGCGCCCGGCGGGGGACTCCGCGGCGCGGGCCGACCAGCCGGCGGCGGGCGGGCCGCGGGCCGTCGCGCCTGAGCAGCTGAGGACGATGCTGGACGAGGCCGCCCCGCAGGAAAGGGTCAGCCTTATCCGCAAACAGCCCAAACGGCGTCCGGGCGGCCCGCCGGTCCTCGGCGTCAACTGCAAGAACGAGCATTTCAACGATCCGCGCGCGCATTACTGCGCCGTGTGCGGCATCTCGATGCTGCAGTTGACGCTGTTGCCGTTCCGCGGCCCGCGGCCGCCGCTCGGCGTGCTGCTGCTGGACGACGGGCAGACGGTCCCGCTGGAGGACGACCAGCTGATCGGGCGGCTGCCCGACCGGGCCCCGGAGGTGACCGACGGACGGGCGCACCCGCTGCGGATGGCCGACGCCGAGGAGTCGATCTCGCGGCGGCACGCGCTGGTCCGGTTGGAGGAGTGGCAGGTCAACGTCGTCGACCTCGGCTCGGCGAACGGCACCGCCGTGCGCGGCCCCGGCGAGACCGAGTTCGTCCGGCTCGCGCCGGACGCCCCGCTGGAGCTGGCGCCGGGCGCGACCGTGCGGGTGGGGCTGGCGCGCACGCTCCGCTTCGAGTCCAACCGGAAGATCTGA
- a CDS encoding cupin domain-containing protein, whose amino-acid sequence MRRYEAISGRRVGSERLWMGRTHVGPATSSGDHHHGEAETAIYIVSGRPVFVFAEGTEEVRVETGPGDYIFVPPYVPHREENPSPDEEAVVVIARSTQEGIVVNLPSLWADVERPADPGQP is encoded by the coding sequence ATGCGAAGGTACGAGGCGATCTCGGGCAGGAGGGTGGGCTCGGAGCGGCTCTGGATGGGCCGTACCCACGTCGGGCCCGCGACCAGTTCCGGCGACCATCACCACGGCGAGGCGGAAACGGCGATCTACATCGTCTCCGGCCGCCCGGTCTTCGTCTTCGCCGAAGGCACCGAGGAGGTCCGAGTCGAGACCGGGCCTGGCGACTACATCTTCGTCCCGCCCTATGTCCCGCACCGTGAAGAGAACCCCTCCCCCGACGAGGAGGCAGTCGTGGTCATCGCCCGCAGCACGCAGGAGGGAATCGTGGTCAACCTGCCCAGCCTGTGGGCGGACGTCGAGCGTCCGGCGGACCCCGGACAGCCATGA
- a CDS encoding tetratricopeptide repeat protein: MRADEHGQAIGTGSRTALEHYDNAIHELLHFRPEVDAEAKQALEADPDFPLGNVLSAYLQLLSTEPDNARAAAERFRHFRSRVDGSGLLPRERAHVAAVDRLLAGDFPGCGRLLGKISEEYPRDVLALFVGHQIDYFTGDARALRDRVGGALTAWSETDRHFGQLLGMYAFGLEEAGHYDRSEEVGLRAVELDPKDVWGIHAVVHTYEMQGRFRRGTAYLDERLTDWSTGTFFNVHAWWHYALYALEAGDTARALEIYDAVLHGPESTGTAMELLDAAALLWRLLLEGDDQNARWNALADAWASKAREPFYAFNDMHAVMAFVGAGRFGDADRLIADREAYLAAPLPDVTNQAMTARVGLPVCRALVAFGRGDHTTAVDLLAPVRHHVNEFGGSHAQRDAVQKTLLEAALRSGHLDLARVLVSERISVRPSSPFNWLKHADVAEALGDAATATTARSHAAKLRQP, encoded by the coding sequence ATGAGGGCCGACGAGCACGGGCAGGCCATCGGTACGGGAAGCCGCACCGCACTCGAACACTACGACAACGCCATCCACGAACTGCTGCACTTCCGCCCGGAGGTCGACGCCGAAGCGAAGCAGGCACTCGAAGCGGATCCCGACTTCCCGCTGGGCAACGTCCTGTCGGCATACCTCCAACTGCTGAGCACCGAGCCCGACAACGCGCGGGCCGCGGCGGAGCGGTTCCGACACTTCCGGTCGCGCGTGGACGGCTCCGGGCTCCTCCCCCGGGAGCGAGCACACGTCGCGGCGGTCGACCGCCTGTTGGCGGGCGACTTCCCCGGCTGCGGCCGCTTGCTCGGCAAGATCAGCGAGGAGTATCCACGCGACGTCCTCGCGCTGTTCGTCGGCCATCAGATCGACTACTTCACCGGCGACGCCCGCGCGTTGCGCGACCGGGTCGGCGGTGCGCTGACGGCATGGAGCGAGACCGACCGGCATTTCGGCCAACTGCTCGGCATGTACGCCTTCGGATTGGAAGAGGCCGGGCACTACGACCGATCTGAAGAGGTGGGGCTGCGCGCGGTCGAACTCGACCCCAAGGACGTGTGGGGCATCCACGCGGTCGTCCACACCTACGAAATGCAAGGCCGATTCCGGCGAGGAACCGCCTACCTGGACGAACGTCTGACGGACTGGTCGACCGGCACGTTCTTCAACGTGCACGCATGGTGGCACTACGCCCTCTACGCACTGGAGGCCGGAGACACGGCCCGGGCCCTGGAGATCTACGACGCCGTACTCCACGGCCCGGAGTCCACAGGCACCGCGATGGAACTGCTGGACGCCGCCGCCCTGCTCTGGCGCCTGCTTCTCGAAGGCGATGACCAGAACGCAAGGTGGAACGCCTTGGCCGACGCATGGGCGTCCAAAGCCCGGGAGCCTTTCTACGCGTTCAATGACATGCACGCGGTGATGGCCTTCGTCGGCGCCGGCCGCTTCGGCGACGCCGACCGGCTGATCGCCGACCGCGAGGCCTACCTGGCCGCCCCCCTGCCCGACGTCACCAACCAGGCGATGACCGCACGCGTCGGCCTTCCCGTCTGCCGCGCCCTGGTGGCCTTCGGCCGCGGAGACCACACCACCGCCGTCGACCTCCTCGCCCCCGTCAGGCACCACGTCAACGAATTCGGCGGCAGCCACGCGCAGCGCGACGCGGTGCAGAAGACCCTGCTGGAGGCCGCCCTCCGCTCCGGCCACCTCGATCTGGCCCGCGTCCTGGTCAGCGAGCGGATCAGCGTGCGACCGTCCAGCCCGTTCAACTGGCTCAAGCACGCCGACGTGGCCGAAGCCCTCGGTGACGCCGCCACCGCGACCACCGCCCGATCGCACGCCGCGAAACTGCGCCAGCCCTGA
- a CDS encoding LysR family transcriptional regulator, with protein METRELRYFVAVAEEFHFGRAAERLGIAQPPLSRAIKQLERRLGVQLLERTSRTVELTEAGKVLLREGQAALDAVDAAARRTRRAAAGEPKLVLVTKAGASSELLPKLLDAYAAEPGAVAVEVLLCGIGEQERLLRDGRADVGLLHRPFDSTTGLDIEELSTEGQILVLPKDHPLEGRTDLRMADIAGLPLPRWPHCDGGYPDGPGPEVHDHAQLLQLIALGRAVALLPETARIHLRRDLAFVPILDAPTVTTVIAWPPHSRSLALAGLIQTATRL; from the coding sequence ATGGAGACGCGGGAGTTGCGGTACTTCGTCGCCGTCGCCGAGGAGTTCCATTTCGGCCGCGCCGCCGAGCGCCTCGGGATCGCCCAGCCGCCCCTCTCGCGGGCGATCAAGCAGCTGGAACGCCGCCTGGGCGTTCAGCTTCTCGAACGTACCAGCCGTACCGTCGAACTCACCGAGGCAGGAAAGGTCCTGCTCAGGGAGGGCCAGGCTGCCCTCGACGCGGTCGACGCCGCCGCCCGCCGCACCCGCCGCGCCGCCGCCGGGGAGCCGAAACTGGTGCTGGTCACGAAGGCCGGGGCATCGAGCGAACTGCTGCCGAAGCTCCTGGACGCCTACGCCGCCGAGCCCGGCGCGGTCGCCGTCGAGGTCCTGCTGTGCGGGATCGGGGAGCAGGAGCGGCTCCTTCGCGACGGCCGGGCCGACGTGGGCCTGCTGCACAGGCCGTTCGACTCGACGACCGGCCTGGACATCGAGGAGCTGAGCACCGAGGGCCAGATCCTGGTCCTGCCGAAGGACCATCCCCTCGAAGGCCGTACGGACCTGCGCATGGCCGACATCGCCGGCCTTCCGCTGCCACGCTGGCCGCACTGCGACGGCGGCTACCCCGACGGCCCGGGACCCGAGGTGCACGACCACGCCCAGCTCCTGCAGCTGATCGCGCTGGGGAGGGCGGTGGCCCTCCTGCCGGAGACCGCCCGGATCCATCTCCGCCGCGACCTCGCCTTCGTGCCGATCCTGGACGCGCCGACCGTCACCACCGTGATCGCCTGGCCGCCGCACAGCCGTTCCCTGGCCCTCGCCGGGCTGATCCAGACGGCCACCCGCCTTTAG
- a CDS encoding SDR family oxidoreductase — MSEQTITLITGANKGIGYEIAVGLGALGHTVGVGARSPERLSEAVEKLRAEGVDAFAVPLDVTSDESVAAAASLLSERFGRLDVLVNNAGVTGGMPQTPTTVDPATVRTVVETNVIGVIRVTNAMLPLLRRSAAPRIVNMSSSVGSLTRQSSQSAMEAVGPISAAYSPSKTFLNAVTLQYAKELHDTNILINAACPGYCATDLNGFRGVRTARQGAAVAIHLATLPDNGPTGSFFEDAGVVPW; from the coding sequence ATGAGCGAACAGACGATCACGCTGATCACCGGCGCCAACAAGGGAATCGGATACGAGATCGCCGTCGGGCTGGGCGCCCTTGGCCACACCGTCGGCGTGGGGGCCAGGTCCCCGGAGCGGCTCTCGGAGGCCGTCGAGAAACTCCGCGCCGAGGGGGTCGACGCGTTCGCGGTACCCCTCGACGTGACCTCCGACGAGAGCGTCGCCGCCGCGGCCTCCCTGCTCTCCGAGCGTTTCGGACGGCTCGACGTGCTGGTCAACAACGCCGGGGTGACCGGCGGGATGCCACAGACGCCCACGACCGTCGACCCCGCGACCGTGCGAACGGTCGTGGAGACCAACGTGATCGGCGTCATCCGCGTCACCAACGCCATGCTGCCGCTGCTCAGGCGGTCCGCCGCACCACGGATCGTGAACATGTCCAGCAGCGTCGGGTCTCTCACCCGCCAGAGTTCTCAGTCCGCCATGGAGGCCGTAGGCCCGATCTCCGCCGCCTACTCGCCCTCCAAGACCTTCCTCAACGCCGTGACCCTCCAGTACGCCAAGGAACTGCACGACACCAACATCCTGATCAACGCCGCCTGCCCCGGCTACTGCGCAACCGATCTCAACGGCTTCCGCGGCGTCCGCACCGCTCGACAAGGCGCCGCCGTAGCCATCCACCTGGCCACCCTGCCCGACAACGGCCCCACCGGCTCCTTCTTCGAAGACGCCGGCGTGGTGCCCTGGTAA
- a CDS encoding TetR/AcrR family transcriptional regulator: protein MGTSRAGDIWLKQPRGRREAPPLSRERIVAEAVALLDEEGADRLTMRRLAERLGTGSTTLYWHLDTKDDVLDLALDRVFAEAEVPPATGDWCADVTAMVERWRAVMLRHRWTATLMGRPMLGPNVLTRTEFLHAALQRAGLTGAPLTAAAYGLSHFVIGAAISQLSWHGGDEPSTRDAADKILAARRETYPTLAAHGHPSDNDWDDAFHRGLGYLIDGIRANSTG from the coding sequence ATGGGGACGAGCCGAGCGGGCGACATCTGGTTGAAGCAGCCGCGCGGACGGCGGGAGGCGCCGCCGCTGTCGCGGGAACGCATCGTCGCCGAAGCGGTCGCGCTCCTGGACGAGGAGGGCGCGGACCGGCTGACCATGCGGCGGCTGGCCGAGCGGCTCGGCACCGGCTCGACCACGCTGTACTGGCACCTCGACACCAAGGACGACGTGCTCGACCTGGCGCTCGACAGGGTGTTCGCCGAGGCCGAGGTGCCGCCGGCGACCGGCGACTGGTGCGCCGACGTCACCGCGATGGTGGAGCGGTGGCGCGCGGTGATGCTCCGGCACCGATGGACCGCGACGCTGATGGGCCGGCCGATGCTCGGCCCGAACGTCCTCACGCGCACCGAGTTCCTGCATGCGGCCCTGCAACGCGCCGGGCTCACGGGCGCGCCGCTGACCGCCGCGGCCTACGGACTGTCGCACTTCGTGATCGGGGCCGCGATCAGCCAGCTTTCCTGGCACGGCGGGGACGAGCCGTCCACCCGCGACGCCGCCGACAAGATCCTCGCGGCCCGGCGCGAGACGTATCCGACGCTGGCCGCGCATGGTCATCCCAGCGACAACGACTGGGACGACGCGTTCCACCGCGGCCTGGGATACCTGATCGACGGAATCCGCGCGAACAGCACCGGGTAG